In Drosophila pseudoobscura strain MV-25-SWS-2005 chromosome 4, UCI_Dpse_MV25, whole genome shotgun sequence, the following proteins share a genomic window:
- the COX6CL gene encoding uncharacterized protein COX6CL — MGPESKPVFKFPMHDTHLNKSLRNLKVACVLALMAPIGLYVFHNAPRKAKYKTFYSHYDPMDAFERMMRGGYLSSCPPGSGGKKDKKDSKDKKK, encoded by the exons ATGGGGCCAGAG TCAAAGCCTGTCTTTAAGTTCCCGATGCACGATACGCATTTGAATAAATCATTGCGAAACTTGAAGGTGGCCTGTGTGCTGGCATTGATGGCACCGATTGGTCTCTACGTTTTTCATAATGCGCCGCGCAAGGCCAAGTACAAGACCTTCTACTCCCACTACGATCCGATGGATGCCTTTGAGCGCATGATGAGAGGCGGTTATCTGAGCTCCTGTCCACCGGGCAGCGGTGGAAAGAAGGACAAGAAGGACAGTAAGGACAAGAAAAAGTAA